The proteins below are encoded in one region of Conger conger chromosome 17, fConCon1.1, whole genome shotgun sequence:
- the parp4 gene encoding protein mono-ADP-ribosyltransferase PARP4, with product MVIFGNCSVVLDVKGLPIKEKKKLKLAITDNGGSIAYVVNKQCTHVITNNLAKLSTNRQRSIHKFQVPVVGVEYVSHCLEKGALLPAKEYSLVTAPSSQTDSSPSPNLQASVFKVTSQTPVGQGSRDQPKPQTPAPVGQGSRDQPKPQPPAPVGQGSRDQPKPQPPAPQQGEKEEERGRKNDGEARMGKYLGSHRVYSESDSDLPTYPSNFEVAKYSIFEKVSSNRQWSVLELQSCRGQAGRQYRVVRYWSEGDGSQATVTRDKLVHCSGSEEALQVYEMLEKELHVQGFKRKDDLPPLPQGLGSSKLHELLLEEKMNRTGISEDVGVFVELLWTEALGCLSDILTIPLNKISLNDVSRAEGLLLQAHKVLKEQTDSNQILHLSNEFIRLLPHKQTPTLTLQVISSKLDLCQLIRDLLQVREAVLWQSASRLGYYRGLRCSIDPVPADSPEFLSVRGLLRDRPVQVHQLFRVSRAAELTAFRGDLGNVRSLLHSSAPRNFVGILSRGLLLPRFGVEHHGIDRTDIGNLGGGIYFSDSLSTSLKYSKPGATDGSRLLLVCDVALGKCQDLRKKNMSLSSAPEGYHSVHGVRCSPKLTSDFEDDEYVVYQTDQVEVKYVVQFSLEDELVKTFQPPLDLSPDRTHTACPSDVLPETEADTVWRNRLEDVTAGLQDSAGEQLPLQAVHVKCKLMDLLTQVIIFQSYTNLSMVPIEAKYVFPLDESAAVCGFEAFINGKHIVGQVKEKEQARREYRQAIEKGHGAYLMDQDAPDVFTISVGNLPPGATVLIKVTYVTELVVRAGALLFSLPGSVAPWQQSKALDQTTQASVEKVCVTEVQEDRVFTLDMSIQMPYEILQLSSVTHRIKSKKTACMAVVSMLPGQTLGPGGFQLSCTLSQVHLPRMWVENHPDKDSQACMLVFYPRFGPSGEADGAGAGAGPGEVVILLDTSESMRGVALQDARRIAVQVLKTLDPEVRVNILSFGTAHKELFPSSQACYKILSVATKYASSSPPVGGSTELWRALRSLSLLPPSRGVRNLLLISDGHVQCEALTLRLVREGICHTRVFTCGVSPTANRHMLRALAQAGGGAYKFFDTKTKHTWVEKVSSQTKRMAGPGCSSVSVKWQQFNPPGAPPPLQAPAQLSALFSDCPTLVYGFVPHCTQATLQGKLSEQELESVVSTSELQKTKGMLLHKLTARAVIRDYEDGSLHADEAEHEGKKEELKSFVIKLSKEYSIVTQYTSFVAIEERDSGSPEAGFTDIPKLLAEEDVDVLSYMGWEGEQDTGEAMEEEEYTPMRRMVVIRGLKGIDTDTGSESDRDTGDTTKDEEDETSYDMAGVMCGLMGIDTDTGSESDRDTGDTTEDEEDETSYDMAGVMCGLMDAEVCSWAREVALDSGVSHHSAGHSPLARRSHLQPPELQGEVECDSVPILEKRPRTSSFAPPLPLSAVPHPPPHYAPAPCPTLHYAVSPFAPPAAAAPPAAPPPAALSLSSAAYNPVKLLLCQHDMQDIPDGSPPCSLMEKLPVISYSPLAPSAPLPYAAAVVPPLPSPKFQVRRVKKKLAITAASPSSPVSPYSPSSCFSRSPLLRERSAMSHSFPAPPPPHPATLANEIPQKYHSIHLEAPPSDSTFSSLSNQIGSSRHLGPMCGPEIQNELFGATGFSFHTATESFSKGLVILDAPGQVPPLQFDRKAGRPRQGSLFSTSPANIDPKAIQMREEITTFFPSSFSHETCSVDRPLQMSWASLFDLQHQDGYWECSEKLGSFLGLDLTFFANVFLKEKGIASLGARARADILKLVATLLVLQMLRLMGLAEGKMLKSLLRLKDSSTPTTLRGQAVKRAVEWVSRADRQYPCVCTRLEFGWDWESGTRQLLGADPLPPHSPLHPVLERTKVLKNREYVFPFLESLSLPQRP from the exons ATGGTGATCTTTGGGAACTGTTCAGTGGTTCTGGATGTGAAGGGCCTCCCCAtcaaagaaaagaagaagctcAAACTGGCAATAACAGACAATGGAGGTAGCATTGCCTACGTGGTCAACAAGCAG TGCACTCACGTCATCACAAACAACCTGGCCAAGCTGAGCACCAACCGGCAGCGCAGTATCCACAAGTTCCAGGTCCCAGTGGTGGGGGTGGAGTATGTGTCCCACTGCCTGGAGAAAGGGGCTCTCCTTCCTGCTAAGGAGTACAGTCTGGTCACCGCCCCTAGCTCCCAAACCGAttcatcaccttctcccaaccTCCAAGCCTCAG TGTTTAAGGTGACCAGCCAGACACCAGTGGGACAGGGCTCCAGGGATcagccaaaaccacaaacacctgcaccTGTGGGACAGGGGTCCAGGGATCAGCCAAAACCCCAACCACCTGCACCTGTGGGACAGGGGTCCAGGGATCAGCCAAAACCCCAACCACCTGCACCTCagcagggggagaaagaggaggagaggggcaggaAGAACGACGGAGAGGCGAGGATGGGGAAATACCTGGGCAGTCACAG AGTGTACAGCGAAAGTGACAGTGATCTGCCAACATATCCCTCTAATTTTGAGGTGGCCAAGTATTCcatttttgaaaaa GTTAGCTCAAACAGGCAGTGGTCAGTGCTGGAGCTGCAGAGCTGCAGAGGACAGGCTGGGCGGCAGTACCGGGTGGTCCGTTACTGGAGCGAGGGTGATGGCTCTCAG GCCACAGTGACTCGTGACAAGCTGGTCCACTGCTCCGGCTCTGAGGAAGCCCTCCAGGTGTACgagatgctggagaaggagcTTCACGTCCAGGGTTTCAAAAGGAAGGATGACCTGCCCCCACTGCCCCAGGGCCTGGGCTCCAGCAAGCTGCATGAG ctgctTCTGGAGGAGAAAATGAACAGAACTGGCATCTCAGAGGACGTGGGCGTGTTTGTGGAGCTGTTATGGACAGAAGCCCTTGGTTGCTTGAGCGACATCCTGACGATCCCCCTTAACAAGATTAGTCTCAATGAT GTGAGCCGGGCGGAGGGTCTGCTGCTGCAGGCACACAAGGTCTTAAAGGAGCAGACTGATTCTAACCAAATTCTACATCTCTCAAATGAGTTCATCAGACTCCTGCCCCACAAGCAAACGCCCACTCTCACCCTGCAAGTAATCTCAAGCAAACTGGACCTCTGCCAG CTCATCAGGGACCTGCTGCAGGTGAGAGAGGCGGTGCTGTGGCAGAGCGCTTCCCGCCTGGGTTATTACCGCGGCCTGCGATGCAGCATCGACCCCGTTCCCGCAGACAGCCCGGAGTTCCTGTCCGTCAGAGGCCTCCTCCGGGACAG GCCTGTGCAGGTGCATCAGCTGTTCCGTGTCAGCAGGGCCGCGGAGCTGACAGCCTTCCGGGGAGACCTGGGGAACGTGCGGTCCCTCCTGCACTCCTCCGCTCCTAGAAACTTCGTGGGAATTCTGTCCCG GGGGCTGTTGCTGCCCAGATTTGGAGTGGAGCATCATGGGATAGATAGGACAGACATTGGGAACCTGGGTGGTGGAATTTACTTCAGTGATTCTCTGAG CACCAGTCTGAAGTACTCCAAGCCCGGTGCCACGGACGGCTCTCGCCTGCTCCTGGTCTGCGACGTTGCTCTGGGGAAATGCCAGGACCTCCGTAAGAAGAATATGAGCCTGAGCTCAGCCCCGGAGGGCTACCACAGTGTGCACGGTGTCCGATGCTCCCCCAAACTGACCTCTGACTTTGAG GATGATGAATACGTGGTGTACCAGACGGACCAGGTTGAGGTGAAGTATGTGGTGCAGTTCAGTTTGGAAGacgagctggtgaagacctTCCAGCCGCCTCTTGACCTTTCTCCTGATAGGACGCACACGGCTTGCCCTTCCGACGTCT TGCCAGAAACGGAGGCGGACACTGTTTGGAGAAACCGCCTGGAAGACGTGACCGCGGGGCTGCAGGACAGCGCGGGTGAACAGCTGCCCCTACAGGCCGTACATGTGAAGTGCAAGCTCATGGACCTGCTGACACAG GTCATAATTTTTCAGTCTTACACCAACCTGAGCATGGTTCCAATCGAGGCAAAGTATGTGTTTCCCCTGGACGAGTCTGCAGCAGTTTGTGGGTTTGAGGCCTTCATCAACGGAAAGCACATAGTGGGACAG GTGAAGGAGAAGGAGCAGGCCAGGAGGGAGTACAGACAGGCCATTGAGAAGGGTCACGGGGCATACCTCATGGACCAGGACGCCCCC GACGTGTTCACCATCAGTGTGGGGAACCTGCCCCCGGGGGCCACGGTCCTCATCAAAGTCACCTACGTCACAGAGCTGGTGGTCCGTGCGGGGGCGCTGCTGTTCTCTCTGCCGGGCAGCGTGGCACCATGGCAACAGAGCAAAGCCCTGGACCAGACCACTCAG GCATCTgtggagaaggtgtgtgtgactgaggttCAGGAGGACAG AGTTTTTACCCTGGACATGTCCATCCAGATGCCCTACGAGATCTTACAGCTGTCTAGTGTGACGCACCGCATTAAAAGCAAG AAAACAGCCTGCATGGCAGTGGTCAGCATGCTGCCGGGGCAGACTCTGGGACCAGGGGGATTCCAGCTCTCCTGCACCCTGTCCCAGGTGCACCTGCCCAGGATGTGGGTGGAAAACCACCCAGACAAAGACAGCCAG GCCTGCATGCTGGTGTTCTACCCACGCTTTGGCCCCAGCGGGGAAGCGGACGGGGCCGGGGCTGGGGCTGGGCCCGGGGAGGTGGTGATCCTGCTGGACACGTCCGAGTCCATGAGGGGGGTGGCCTTGCAGGATGCCCGCAGGATTGCAGTTCAGGTTCTGAAAACGCTGGACCCTGAGGTCCGGGTGAACATCCTCTCCTTTGGCACAG CCCACAAGGAGCTGTTCCCGTCCTCCCAGGCCTGCTACAAGATCCTCTCAGTCGCCACAAAGTACGCATCG TCCTCCCCACCAGTTGGGGGCAGCACTGAGCTGTGGAGAGCCTTGCGCAGCCTGAGCCTGCTGCCCCCATCCCGAGGCGTCAGGAACCTGCTGCTGATTTCGGACGGCCATGTCCAGTGCGAGGCCCTCACCCTGCGGCTGGTACGGGAGGGCATCTGTCACACCCGCGTCTTCACCTGCGGTGTCAG cccAACTGCCAATCGGCACATGCTAAGAGCCCTGGCCCAGGCAGGAGGCGGAGCCTACAAATTCTTTGACACCAAGACCAAACACACCTGGGTGGAAAAG GTCTCGTCACAAACCAAGCGCATGGCTGGCCCCGGCTGCAGCTCGGTGTCCGTGAAGTGGCAGCAGTTTAACCCCCCCGGTGCACCCCCACCCCTTCAGGCCCCCGCCCAACTGAGCGCGCTCTTCAGTGATTGCCCCACCCTCGTCTATGGCTTTGTGCCCCACTGCACCCAG GCCACGCTGCAGGGCAAGCTGAGTGAGCAGGAGCTGGAGTCGGTGGTGTCCACCTCTGAGCTGCAGAAGACCAAGGGCATG ctcctgcacaAGTTGACTGCTAGAGCGGTCATCAGAGACTACGAGGACGGCAGCCTGCATGCGGACGAGGCGGAGCATGAG GGAAAGAAGGAGGAGCTGAAGTCTTTTGTCATCAAGCTGAGCAAGGAGTACTCTATCGTGACCCAGTACACCAGCTTCGTGGCCATAGAGGAGAGG GACTCAGGGAGTCCAGaagctggtttcacagacattcCCAAGTTGCTCGCAGAGGAGGATGTGGACGTTCTGTCCTAcatgggctgggagggagagcaggacaCAGGAGAAGCAATGGAGGAGGAAGAATATACGCCAATGCGTCGCATGGTGGTTATCAGAGGCTTAAAG ggtATTGACACAGACACTGGCTCGGAGAGTGACCGGGATACGGGAGACACAACAAAGGATGAAGAAGATGAGACATCATATGACATGGCTGGGGTTATGTGTGGTTTAATG ggtATTGACACAGACACTGGCTCGGAGAGCGACCGGGATACGGGAGACACAACAGAGGATGAAGAAGATGAGACATCATATGACATGGCTGGGGTTATGTGTGGTTTAATG GACGCAGAAGTATGTTCCTGGGCCAGGGAGGTCGCTCTTGACAGTGGCGTCTCACATCACTCAGCTGGCCATTCGCCACTAGCCAGACGCTCACACCTGCAACCACCTGAATTACAGGGAGAAGTTGAATGTGACTCAGTACCCATTTTGGAAAAACGACCCAGAACTTCTTCttttgctcctcctcttccactTTCCGCtgttcctcatcctcctccacattatgctcctgctccttgtcctaCTCTACATTATGCTGTTTCTCCTTttgctcctcctgctgctgctgctcctcctgctgctcctcctcctgctgctttgtctctttcatctgctgcttATAATCCTGTGAAACTACTGTTGTGTCAGCACGATATGCAGGACATCCCTGATGGTTCACCTCCCTGCTCTCTCATGGAGAAGCTTCCTGTGATCAGCTATTCTCCTCTTGCTCCTTCTGCTCCTCTACCttatgctgctgctgttgttcctCCTCTTCCATCTCCTAAATTCCAAGTCAGGCGGGTAAAGAAAAAATTAGCCATCACTGCtgcttctccttcttctcctgttTCTCCTTATTCTCCTTCTTCATGTTTCTCTCGCAGCCCTCTCCTCCGTGAAAGGTCTGCTATGAGTCATTCTtttcctgcccctccccctcctcacccaGCCACATTAGCCAATGAAATACCACAGAAATACCACAGCATTCACCTCGAAGCTCCACCCTCTGACTCAACCTTTTCCAGCCTCTCAAATCAAATAGGCTCTTCAAGGCATTTAGGGCCCATGTGTGGCCCGGAAATACAAAATGAGTTATTTGGTGCTACTGGGTTTTCTTTTCATACAGCAACAGAATCTTTTTCTAAAGGCTTGGTGATTTTGGATGCACCTGGGCAGGTGCCTCCATTGCAGTTTGACAGAAAAGCAGGTCGTCCCCGTCAAGGGTCCTTATTCTCTACATCACCTGCCAATATAGATCCTAAGGCTATCCAAATGAGAGAAGAAATCACAACATTTTTTCCCAG ttcattcaGCCACGAAACTTGTAGTGTGGACAGGCCACTTCAGATGTCATGGGCAAGTCTGTTTGACCTGCAACATCAG GACGGTTACTGGGAATGCTCTGAGAAGCTGGGCTCCTTTCTTGGTCTGGATTTAACCTTCTTTGCCAATGTCTTCCTGAAAGAAAAGGGAATCGcctctctgg GCGCGAGAGCTCGTGCGGACATTTTGAAGCTGGTGGCCACGCTGCTGGTTCTCCAGATGCTGAGGCTCATGGGACTAGCTGAGGGGAAGATGCTGAAGAGCCTTCTCCGCCTGAAGGACAGCAGCACTCCCAC GACACTGCGAGGGCAGGCGGTGAAGAGAGCAGTGGAGTGGGTCTCCAGAGCAGACAGGCAGTACCCCTGTGTGTGCACGAGGCTGGAATTTGGCTGGGACTGGGAGTCTGGCACACGCCAGCTACTGGGGGCCGACCCGCTACCCCCGCACTCACCTCTGCATCCTGTTCTGGAGAGAACTAAAGTACTAAAGAACAGAGAATATGTATTTCCCTTCCTGGAGTCTCTCTCCT